A stretch of Mastacembelus armatus chromosome 1, fMasArm1.2, whole genome shotgun sequence DNA encodes these proteins:
- the LOC113128545 gene encoding NAD(P)(+)--arginine ADP-ribosyltransferase 2-like, with protein sequence MKGNMLILAPLCLLLLWMLPVDSMGNIFIKLQNMEQVIPLNMAEDSVDDMYFGCSKQMMKKVKQYKIKNMSKDKEFADAWKKAKKCASKKKIRDKGLTREHLKAICAFTSNDIYQTFNDAVRNDGKNYLSSFNFQALHFLLTSAIQILNDNQPCLTAYRRTKLRFEGQVNQRIRFGSFASSSRKTGLTDFGHETCFQIKTCSGAPLKHYSVYESEQEILIPPYEVFVITEKIEHQSISSSYPHEELLILPNEMFKIPKKIQGKNKIDGLSDCKLIYILESAGAKSTLNCKDVRT encoded by the exons ATGAAGGGTAACATGCTAATCCTTGCACCACTGTGTTTGCTCCTGTTGTGGATGCTGCCTGTAGACTCCATGGGG aACATTTTCATCAAACTCCAGAATATGGAGCAGGTCATCCCACTGAACATGGCTGAAGATTCAGTTGATGACATGTACTTTGGTTGCAGtaaacaaatgatgaaaaaagtCAAGCAATACAAGATTAAAAATATGTCCAAAGACAAAGAATTTGCGGATGCTtggaaaaaggcaaaaaaatgtgcatcaaAGAAAAAGATAAGGGATAAGGGTCTAACCAGAGAGCACCTGAAAGCAATTTGTGCTTTCACAAGTAATGACATATACCAGACGTTCAATGATGCAGTCAGGAACGATGGGAAAAACTATCTCTCCTCTTTCAATTTTCAGGctttacattttctgctgaCGTCTGCCATACAGATCCTGAATGACAATCAGCCCTGTCTCACTGCTTATAGACGAACCAAACTTAGATTTGAAGGACAGGTAAACCAAAGAATTAGATTTGGTTCCTTTGCCTCCAGCTCTCGCAAAACAGGCCTGACCGACTTTGGTCATGAGACCTGCTTTCAAATTAAGACTTGTTCTGGTGCACCTTTGAAACATTATTCGGTTTATGAATCTGAACAAGAAATTCTCATCCCTCCCTATGAGGTTTTTGTTATAACTGAGAAAATTGAGCATCAGAGCATTTCTTCAAGTTATCCACATGAAGAACTGCTCATCCTCCCCAATGAGATGTTTAAAATACCTAAGAAAATTCAGGGTAAGAATAAAATTGACGGATTGAGTGATTGTAAACTTATCTATATCTTGGAGAGTGCAGGGGCTAAGAGCACTCTAAACTGCAAAGATGTACGCACCTGA